Proteins found in one Crassostrea angulata isolate pt1a10 chromosome 3, ASM2561291v2, whole genome shotgun sequence genomic segment:
- the LOC128178291 gene encoding uncharacterized protein LOC128178291 isoform X2 has protein sequence MDDCTLEKLVVKPGKLTPSFNKVHLEYDVTVPSDVEKIHIDPLTSDSGASYCIFGGDGGKDVPLKEGAVTDIKIEVTSEDGTIKHYFIHAKRLSAKDAFLNDLQFSVGNLNPAFDPDVLSYSCLLPCNVAQVVLKPVAPDTKNVVLVCGEKPGTPTALNVGETNVSVEVTSADGSNKKTYVIDVIRKQIPRFVKLTDEKLAKEYECPFTLSALYRPITIRGSNPKNTYSAPNIDEKTRKSKIDPLSGMPLGKDWRIVDYELDKKIAIAMATIPLTNGKSLDPAKFSELASQIESCNIAPTVADVTDKFKNASAPLKHTVEVRKWEKNLHQVFDETDVDKLCKSGEEYLQKYFDSLPRSGQFKQWPHGETPMDFLDNASHCFACAIKGKPKDAALHMKLGQVLEERYYAEDLFGLKKEEGGESLPSFNFEAKESSKEEECAAICKLRGVDAASAPIALQLKAIDEEYHHLVGSGQSGKADHVQGLFLWKSKQASQEGMAAQKAQDQESPLGQAYQKYMDALTLDEPKAIYNFHVGRMLVIQGNFDEAVKRLEVTLNWNPKHQFSRFYLGLALALQKNGPGPRAKETISYLLEAMETLLTLHTKSAMTPDDPRDIPAILHSDNLLRSSNVHLLRGIVNLGKLLQKNTDVKDCMSPEHVFHTSALLASQVLPYISQGDAYKQLEWVLLESHSNLLDILLKDPAKNAALIEQRCQRLSALIMNSTLPMSEDLLNLQEQTCQKLVSLQPCSSLSLYRLGVSQFDKFENCPPGDTANKILKEAMTSYQACISLEGKPASGDPPESLTGQQWWQDKVKAEQEAKKAEEAKKAPAPAAKGGPAKPAPAARGGGAAGRGAPASRGAPAARGRGAATTPARGGATAGRGGAARGGAAAKTPAGKAAPAPAASKAPPGKGGHQCEATPPAQKAGAKEPPAPEPKKEDAKPEPAPESKPADDKAAPINPKTYHARLGLARAYRAAGDIDQSKKFYNEVMTMAPEVHDACIELAEMLAKTDPKGAVDVYCKFHISDPPTFDDGYILGEIVRLLMKAEDYEDKRLVKNMILYGKVYGLAVLEKYVKILEEKFKNKILQEVYAGVNGKSVDDADMQAFFKFKCWI, from the exons ATGGACGACTGCACACTAGAAAAGCTTGTCGTAAAACCAGGCAAATTGACACCGAGCTTTAATAAAGTTCACCTCGAATACGACGTGACTGTACCAAGCGATGTAGAGAAAATACATATTGACCCATTGACAAGTGATTCTGGGGCATCTTATTGCATATTC GGTGGAGATGGAGGGAAAGATGTACCCCTCAAAGAAGGTGCAGTAACAGATATTAAAATAGAAGTGACTTCAGAAGATGGAACCATTAAACATTATTTCATTCATGCCAAACGGCTGTCTGCTAAAGACGCCTTCCTTAATGACCTTCAGTTCTCTGTGGGAAACCTTAATCCTGCATTTGATCCTGATGTCCTTAGTTATTCAT GCCTCCTTCCCTGTAATGTTGCTCAGGTGGTGCTTAAACCAGTGGCTCCAGATACCAAAAATGTGGTACTGGTGTGTGGTGAAAAACCAGGCACCCCTACAGCCCTGAATGTTGGCGAAACCAATGTCAGCGTGGAGGTGACATCAGCAGATGGCTCCAATAAAAAG acATATGTAATAGATGTGATTAGAAAACAAATACCTCGATTTGTAAAGCTAACGGATGAGAAATTGGCCAAAGAATATGAGTGTCCCTTCACCCTTAGTGCCTTATATAGACCAATCACCATTAGAGGAAGTAACCCCAAGAATACTTACTCGGCTCCAAACATTGACGAGAAGACGCGGAAATCTAAAATCGACCCACTCAGTGGCATGCCATTAGGAAAAGACTGGAGGATAGTGGATTATGAGCTAGACAAGAAGATTGCCATAGCTATGGCTACCATTCCACTAACCAATGGAA AGTCTTTAGATCCAGCAAAGTTTTCTGAGCTGGCATCCCAAATTGAAAGTTGTAATATTGCACCAACAGTTGCA GATGTGAcggataaattcaaaaatgcaTCTGCTCCTCTGAAACACACTGTGGAG GTCAGGAAGTGGGAAAAAAACTTACATCAGGTCTTTGATGAAACTGATGTGGATAAACTCTGTAAAAGTGGAGAGGAGTACCTACAGAAGTACTTTGATTCCTTACCAAGATCAG GACAATTTAAACAGTGGCCCCATGGAGAGACACCTATGGACTTCCTTGACAATGCCTCTCACTGCTTTGCCTGCGCCATTAAAGGAAAACCCAAAGATGCTGCCCTCCATATGAAACTGGGGCAGGTTTTGGAGGAGAGATACTATGCAGAAGATTTGTTTGGGCTTAAAAAAGAG GAGGGTGGCGAATCTTTGCCATCCTTCAACTTTGAGGCAAAAGAGAGTTCCAAAGAAGAGGAGTGTGCTGCTATATGTAAATTACGAGGCGTCGACGCAGCCTCTGCTCCTATCGCACTACAGCTAAAGGCCATTGATGAGGAATACCATCATCTAGTTGGCAGCGGTCAGAGCGGCAAGGCAGACCATGTACAGGGACTCTTTTTATGGAAATCCAAACAGGCATCTCAA GAAGGTATGGCTGCCCAGAAAGCTCAGGACCAAGAGTCGCCCCTTGGTCAAGCTTACCAGAAATACATGGATGCCTTAACCTTAGATGAACCCAAGGCCATCTACAACTTCCATGTGGGGCGCATGTTGGTCATACAGGGTAACTTTGATGAAGCAGTCAAAAGATTGGAAGTGACACTCAATTGGAATCCTAAGCACCAGTTCTCCAG ATTCTACTTGGGTTTGGCCCTGGCCCTTCAGAAGAATGGACCTGGGCCAAGGGCCAAAGAGACTATCTCTTATCTTCTAGAGGCCATGGAAACTCTTTTGACCCTACATACCAAATCAGCCATGACCCCAGATGACCCTCG AGACATTCCAGCCATTTTACATTCTGACAACCTGTTAAGATCATCCAATGTCCATCTGCTGAGAGGAATTGTAAATCTAGGAAAGCTGTTGCAGAAGAATACAGATGTAAAAGACTGCATGTCTCCTGAACATGTTTTTCATAC GTCTGCCCTGTTGGCCTCTCAGGTCCTGCCCTACATTTCCCAGGGAGACGCCTACAAACAGCTGGAGTGGGTCCTGCTCGAGTCCCACTCCAACCTGCTCGACATCTTGCTGAAGGACCCCGCCAAAAACGCTGCCTTGATCGAGCAGCGGTGCCAAAGGTTGTCTGCTCTCATCATGAACTCTACACTGCCAATGAGTGAAGACCTGCTTAATCTGCAGGAACAG ACTTGTCAGAAACTGGTCAGCCTCCAGCCCTGCAGCAGTCTGTCCCTCTACCGACTGGGCGTCTCCCAGTTCGATAAGTTTGAGAACTGTCCTCCCGGTGACACAGCCAATAAGATTCTGAAGGAAGCTATGACGTCTTACCAGGCTTGCATCAGTCTGGAGGGGAAACCTGCCTCTGGAGATCCTCCAGAGTCACTTACAG GACAGCAATGGTGGCAGGACAAAGTGAAAGCAGAACAGGAAGCAAAGAAGGCAGAGGAGGCAAAGAAAGCTCCAGCACCAGCTGCCAAAGGGGGACCAGCAAAGCCTGCCCCGGCCGCTAGGGGAGGGGGAGCAGCAGGGCGGGGGGCTCCTGCCTCTAGAGGGGCACCTGCTGCCCGAGGAAGAGGGGCAGCCACTACACCAGCCAGAG GTGGTGCAACAGCAGGAAGAGGTGGTGCAGCCAGAGGTGGTGCAGCTGCTAAG ACACCCGCTGGAAAGGCAGCTCCTGCCCCCGCAGCATCAAAGGCCCCTCCAGGTAAAGGCGGGCATCAATGTGAAGCCACACCCCCCGCCCAAAAGGCTGGAG CCAAGGAGCCACCAGCTCCTGAACCCAAGAAGGAGGATGCAAAACCAGAACCTGCACCAGAGTCTAAACCAGCTGATGATAAAGCGGCTCCCATCAACCCAAAGACTTACCACGCACGTCTAGGACTGGCCAGGGCTTACAGAGCAGCTGGAGATATTGACCAATCCAAGAAGTTCTACAATGAAGTCATGACTATGGCTCCTGAG gTCCATGATGCCTGCATCGAATTAGCCGAGATGTTAGCCAAGACAGATCCCAAAGGAGCTGTGGATGTCTACTGCAAGTTTCACATTTCTGATCCACCCACTTTTGACGATGGCTACATTCTGGGTGAAATTGTGCGTCTTTTGATGAAGGCTGAAGATTATGAAGACAAAAGGCTGGTCAAGAATATGATACTTTATGGGAAAGTTTACGGCTTAG ctgtttTGGAAAAATATGTGAAAATATTGGAAGAGAAGTTCAAGAACAAGATTCTACAGGAAGTGTATGCTGGTGTCAATGGGAAATCTGTTGATGATGCTGATATGCAAGCCTTCTTCAAATTCAAATGTTGGATTTAA
- the LOC128178291 gene encoding uncharacterized protein LOC128178291 isoform X3 translates to MDDCTLEKLVVKPGKLTPSFNKVHLEYDVTVPSDVEKIHIDPLTSDSGASYCIFGGDGGKDVPLKEGAVTDIKIEVTSEDGTIKHYFIHAKRLSAKDAFLNDLQFSVGNLNPAFDPDVLSYSCLLPCNVAQVVLKPVAPDTKNVVLVCGEKPGTPTALNVGETNVSVEVTSADGSNKKTYVIDVIRKQIPRFVKLTDEKLAKEYECPFTLSALYRPITIRGSNPKNTYSAPNIDEKTRKSKIDPLSGMPLGKDWRIVDYELDKKIAIAMATIPLTNGKSLDPAKFSELASQIESCNIAPTVADVTDKFKNASAPLKHTVEVRKWEKNLHQVFDETDVDKLCKSGEEYLQKYFDSLPRSGQFKQWPHGETPMDFLDNASHCFACAIKGKPKDAALHMKLGQVLEERYYAEDLFGLKKEEGGESLPSFNFEAKESSKEEECAAICKLRGVDAASAPIALQLKAIDEEYHHLVGSGQSGKADHVQGLFLWKSKQASQEGMAAQKAQDQESPLGQAYQKYMDALTLDEPKAIYNFHVGRMLVIQGNFDEAVKRLEVTLNWNPKHQFSRFYLGLALALQKNGPGPRAKETISYLLEAMETLLTLHTKSAMTPDDPRDIPAILHSDNLLRSSNVHLLRGIVNLGKLLQKNTDVKDCMSPEHVFHTSALLASQVLPYISQGDAYKQLEWVLLESHSNLLDILLKDPAKNAALIEQRCQRLSALIMNSTLPMSEDLLNLQEQTCQKLVSLQPCSSLSLYRLGVSQFDKFENCPPGDTANKILKEAMTSYQACISLEGKPASGDPPESLTGQQWWQDKVKAEQEAKKAEEAKKAPAPAAKGGPAKPAPAARGGGAAGRGAPASRGAPAARGRGAATTPARGSNTRLCGATAGRGGAARGGAAAKTPAGKAAPAPAASKAPPAKEPPAPEPKKEDAKPEPAPESKPADDKAAPINPKTYHARLGLARAYRAAGDIDQSKKFYNEVMTMAPEVHDACIELAEMLAKTDPKGAVDVYCKFHISDPPTFDDGYILGEIVRLLMKAEDYEDKRLVKNMILYGKVYGLAVLEKYVKILEEKFKNKILQEVYAGVNGKSVDDADMQAFFKFKCWI, encoded by the exons ATGGACGACTGCACACTAGAAAAGCTTGTCGTAAAACCAGGCAAATTGACACCGAGCTTTAATAAAGTTCACCTCGAATACGACGTGACTGTACCAAGCGATGTAGAGAAAATACATATTGACCCATTGACAAGTGATTCTGGGGCATCTTATTGCATATTC GGTGGAGATGGAGGGAAAGATGTACCCCTCAAAGAAGGTGCAGTAACAGATATTAAAATAGAAGTGACTTCAGAAGATGGAACCATTAAACATTATTTCATTCATGCCAAACGGCTGTCTGCTAAAGACGCCTTCCTTAATGACCTTCAGTTCTCTGTGGGAAACCTTAATCCTGCATTTGATCCTGATGTCCTTAGTTATTCAT GCCTCCTTCCCTGTAATGTTGCTCAGGTGGTGCTTAAACCAGTGGCTCCAGATACCAAAAATGTGGTACTGGTGTGTGGTGAAAAACCAGGCACCCCTACAGCCCTGAATGTTGGCGAAACCAATGTCAGCGTGGAGGTGACATCAGCAGATGGCTCCAATAAAAAG acATATGTAATAGATGTGATTAGAAAACAAATACCTCGATTTGTAAAGCTAACGGATGAGAAATTGGCCAAAGAATATGAGTGTCCCTTCACCCTTAGTGCCTTATATAGACCAATCACCATTAGAGGAAGTAACCCCAAGAATACTTACTCGGCTCCAAACATTGACGAGAAGACGCGGAAATCTAAAATCGACCCACTCAGTGGCATGCCATTAGGAAAAGACTGGAGGATAGTGGATTATGAGCTAGACAAGAAGATTGCCATAGCTATGGCTACCATTCCACTAACCAATGGAA AGTCTTTAGATCCAGCAAAGTTTTCTGAGCTGGCATCCCAAATTGAAAGTTGTAATATTGCACCAACAGTTGCA GATGTGAcggataaattcaaaaatgcaTCTGCTCCTCTGAAACACACTGTGGAG GTCAGGAAGTGGGAAAAAAACTTACATCAGGTCTTTGATGAAACTGATGTGGATAAACTCTGTAAAAGTGGAGAGGAGTACCTACAGAAGTACTTTGATTCCTTACCAAGATCAG GACAATTTAAACAGTGGCCCCATGGAGAGACACCTATGGACTTCCTTGACAATGCCTCTCACTGCTTTGCCTGCGCCATTAAAGGAAAACCCAAAGATGCTGCCCTCCATATGAAACTGGGGCAGGTTTTGGAGGAGAGATACTATGCAGAAGATTTGTTTGGGCTTAAAAAAGAG GAGGGTGGCGAATCTTTGCCATCCTTCAACTTTGAGGCAAAAGAGAGTTCCAAAGAAGAGGAGTGTGCTGCTATATGTAAATTACGAGGCGTCGACGCAGCCTCTGCTCCTATCGCACTACAGCTAAAGGCCATTGATGAGGAATACCATCATCTAGTTGGCAGCGGTCAGAGCGGCAAGGCAGACCATGTACAGGGACTCTTTTTATGGAAATCCAAACAGGCATCTCAA GAAGGTATGGCTGCCCAGAAAGCTCAGGACCAAGAGTCGCCCCTTGGTCAAGCTTACCAGAAATACATGGATGCCTTAACCTTAGATGAACCCAAGGCCATCTACAACTTCCATGTGGGGCGCATGTTGGTCATACAGGGTAACTTTGATGAAGCAGTCAAAAGATTGGAAGTGACACTCAATTGGAATCCTAAGCACCAGTTCTCCAG ATTCTACTTGGGTTTGGCCCTGGCCCTTCAGAAGAATGGACCTGGGCCAAGGGCCAAAGAGACTATCTCTTATCTTCTAGAGGCCATGGAAACTCTTTTGACCCTACATACCAAATCAGCCATGACCCCAGATGACCCTCG AGACATTCCAGCCATTTTACATTCTGACAACCTGTTAAGATCATCCAATGTCCATCTGCTGAGAGGAATTGTAAATCTAGGAAAGCTGTTGCAGAAGAATACAGATGTAAAAGACTGCATGTCTCCTGAACATGTTTTTCATAC GTCTGCCCTGTTGGCCTCTCAGGTCCTGCCCTACATTTCCCAGGGAGACGCCTACAAACAGCTGGAGTGGGTCCTGCTCGAGTCCCACTCCAACCTGCTCGACATCTTGCTGAAGGACCCCGCCAAAAACGCTGCCTTGATCGAGCAGCGGTGCCAAAGGTTGTCTGCTCTCATCATGAACTCTACACTGCCAATGAGTGAAGACCTGCTTAATCTGCAGGAACAG ACTTGTCAGAAACTGGTCAGCCTCCAGCCCTGCAGCAGTCTGTCCCTCTACCGACTGGGCGTCTCCCAGTTCGATAAGTTTGAGAACTGTCCTCCCGGTGACACAGCCAATAAGATTCTGAAGGAAGCTATGACGTCTTACCAGGCTTGCATCAGTCTGGAGGGGAAACCTGCCTCTGGAGATCCTCCAGAGTCACTTACAG GACAGCAATGGTGGCAGGACAAAGTGAAAGCAGAACAGGAAGCAAAGAAGGCAGAGGAGGCAAAGAAAGCTCCAGCACCAGCTGCCAAAGGGGGACCAGCAAAGCCTGCCCCGGCCGCTAGGGGAGGGGGAGCAGCAGGGCGGGGGGCTCCTGCCTCTAGAGGGGCACCTGCTGCCCGAGGAAGAGGGGCAGCCACTACACCAGCCAGAG GATCTAACACCAGGCTTT GTGGTGCAACAGCAGGAAGAGGTGGTGCAGCCAGAGGTGGTGCAGCTGCTAAG ACACCCGCTGGAAAGGCAGCTCCTGCCCCCGCAGCATCAAAGGCCCCTCCAG CCAAGGAGCCACCAGCTCCTGAACCCAAGAAGGAGGATGCAAAACCAGAACCTGCACCAGAGTCTAAACCAGCTGATGATAAAGCGGCTCCCATCAACCCAAAGACTTACCACGCACGTCTAGGACTGGCCAGGGCTTACAGAGCAGCTGGAGATATTGACCAATCCAAGAAGTTCTACAATGAAGTCATGACTATGGCTCCTGAG gTCCATGATGCCTGCATCGAATTAGCCGAGATGTTAGCCAAGACAGATCCCAAAGGAGCTGTGGATGTCTACTGCAAGTTTCACATTTCTGATCCACCCACTTTTGACGATGGCTACATTCTGGGTGAAATTGTGCGTCTTTTGATGAAGGCTGAAGATTATGAAGACAAAAGGCTGGTCAAGAATATGATACTTTATGGGAAAGTTTACGGCTTAG ctgtttTGGAAAAATATGTGAAAATATTGGAAGAGAAGTTCAAGAACAAGATTCTACAGGAAGTGTATGCTGGTGTCAATGGGAAATCTGTTGATGATGCTGATATGCAAGCCTTCTTCAAATTCAAATGTTGGATTTAA
- the LOC128178291 gene encoding uncharacterized protein LOC128178291 isoform X1 encodes MDDCTLEKLVVKPGKLTPSFNKVHLEYDVTVPSDVEKIHIDPLTSDSGASYCIFGGDGGKDVPLKEGAVTDIKIEVTSEDGTIKHYFIHAKRLSAKDAFLNDLQFSVGNLNPAFDPDVLSYSCLLPCNVAQVVLKPVAPDTKNVVLVCGEKPGTPTALNVGETNVSVEVTSADGSNKKTYVIDVIRKQIPRFVKLTDEKLAKEYECPFTLSALYRPITIRGSNPKNTYSAPNIDEKTRKSKIDPLSGMPLGKDWRIVDYELDKKIAIAMATIPLTNGKSLDPAKFSELASQIESCNIAPTVADVTDKFKNASAPLKHTVEVRKWEKNLHQVFDETDVDKLCKSGEEYLQKYFDSLPRSGQFKQWPHGETPMDFLDNASHCFACAIKGKPKDAALHMKLGQVLEERYYAEDLFGLKKEEGGESLPSFNFEAKESSKEEECAAICKLRGVDAASAPIALQLKAIDEEYHHLVGSGQSGKADHVQGLFLWKSKQASQEGMAAQKAQDQESPLGQAYQKYMDALTLDEPKAIYNFHVGRMLVIQGNFDEAVKRLEVTLNWNPKHQFSRFYLGLALALQKNGPGPRAKETISYLLEAMETLLTLHTKSAMTPDDPRDIPAILHSDNLLRSSNVHLLRGIVNLGKLLQKNTDVKDCMSPEHVFHTSALLASQVLPYISQGDAYKQLEWVLLESHSNLLDILLKDPAKNAALIEQRCQRLSALIMNSTLPMSEDLLNLQEQTCQKLVSLQPCSSLSLYRLGVSQFDKFENCPPGDTANKILKEAMTSYQACISLEGKPASGDPPESLTGQQWWQDKVKAEQEAKKAEEAKKAPAPAAKGGPAKPAPAARGGGAAGRGAPASRGAPAARGRGAATTPARGSNTRLCGATAGRGGAARGGAAAKTPAGKAAPAPAASKAPPGKGGHQCEATPPAQKAGAKEPPAPEPKKEDAKPEPAPESKPADDKAAPINPKTYHARLGLARAYRAAGDIDQSKKFYNEVMTMAPEVHDACIELAEMLAKTDPKGAVDVYCKFHISDPPTFDDGYILGEIVRLLMKAEDYEDKRLVKNMILYGKVYGLAVLEKYVKILEEKFKNKILQEVYAGVNGKSVDDADMQAFFKFKCWI; translated from the exons ATGGACGACTGCACACTAGAAAAGCTTGTCGTAAAACCAGGCAAATTGACACCGAGCTTTAATAAAGTTCACCTCGAATACGACGTGACTGTACCAAGCGATGTAGAGAAAATACATATTGACCCATTGACAAGTGATTCTGGGGCATCTTATTGCATATTC GGTGGAGATGGAGGGAAAGATGTACCCCTCAAAGAAGGTGCAGTAACAGATATTAAAATAGAAGTGACTTCAGAAGATGGAACCATTAAACATTATTTCATTCATGCCAAACGGCTGTCTGCTAAAGACGCCTTCCTTAATGACCTTCAGTTCTCTGTGGGAAACCTTAATCCTGCATTTGATCCTGATGTCCTTAGTTATTCAT GCCTCCTTCCCTGTAATGTTGCTCAGGTGGTGCTTAAACCAGTGGCTCCAGATACCAAAAATGTGGTACTGGTGTGTGGTGAAAAACCAGGCACCCCTACAGCCCTGAATGTTGGCGAAACCAATGTCAGCGTGGAGGTGACATCAGCAGATGGCTCCAATAAAAAG acATATGTAATAGATGTGATTAGAAAACAAATACCTCGATTTGTAAAGCTAACGGATGAGAAATTGGCCAAAGAATATGAGTGTCCCTTCACCCTTAGTGCCTTATATAGACCAATCACCATTAGAGGAAGTAACCCCAAGAATACTTACTCGGCTCCAAACATTGACGAGAAGACGCGGAAATCTAAAATCGACCCACTCAGTGGCATGCCATTAGGAAAAGACTGGAGGATAGTGGATTATGAGCTAGACAAGAAGATTGCCATAGCTATGGCTACCATTCCACTAACCAATGGAA AGTCTTTAGATCCAGCAAAGTTTTCTGAGCTGGCATCCCAAATTGAAAGTTGTAATATTGCACCAACAGTTGCA GATGTGAcggataaattcaaaaatgcaTCTGCTCCTCTGAAACACACTGTGGAG GTCAGGAAGTGGGAAAAAAACTTACATCAGGTCTTTGATGAAACTGATGTGGATAAACTCTGTAAAAGTGGAGAGGAGTACCTACAGAAGTACTTTGATTCCTTACCAAGATCAG GACAATTTAAACAGTGGCCCCATGGAGAGACACCTATGGACTTCCTTGACAATGCCTCTCACTGCTTTGCCTGCGCCATTAAAGGAAAACCCAAAGATGCTGCCCTCCATATGAAACTGGGGCAGGTTTTGGAGGAGAGATACTATGCAGAAGATTTGTTTGGGCTTAAAAAAGAG GAGGGTGGCGAATCTTTGCCATCCTTCAACTTTGAGGCAAAAGAGAGTTCCAAAGAAGAGGAGTGTGCTGCTATATGTAAATTACGAGGCGTCGACGCAGCCTCTGCTCCTATCGCACTACAGCTAAAGGCCATTGATGAGGAATACCATCATCTAGTTGGCAGCGGTCAGAGCGGCAAGGCAGACCATGTACAGGGACTCTTTTTATGGAAATCCAAACAGGCATCTCAA GAAGGTATGGCTGCCCAGAAAGCTCAGGACCAAGAGTCGCCCCTTGGTCAAGCTTACCAGAAATACATGGATGCCTTAACCTTAGATGAACCCAAGGCCATCTACAACTTCCATGTGGGGCGCATGTTGGTCATACAGGGTAACTTTGATGAAGCAGTCAAAAGATTGGAAGTGACACTCAATTGGAATCCTAAGCACCAGTTCTCCAG ATTCTACTTGGGTTTGGCCCTGGCCCTTCAGAAGAATGGACCTGGGCCAAGGGCCAAAGAGACTATCTCTTATCTTCTAGAGGCCATGGAAACTCTTTTGACCCTACATACCAAATCAGCCATGACCCCAGATGACCCTCG AGACATTCCAGCCATTTTACATTCTGACAACCTGTTAAGATCATCCAATGTCCATCTGCTGAGAGGAATTGTAAATCTAGGAAAGCTGTTGCAGAAGAATACAGATGTAAAAGACTGCATGTCTCCTGAACATGTTTTTCATAC GTCTGCCCTGTTGGCCTCTCAGGTCCTGCCCTACATTTCCCAGGGAGACGCCTACAAACAGCTGGAGTGGGTCCTGCTCGAGTCCCACTCCAACCTGCTCGACATCTTGCTGAAGGACCCCGCCAAAAACGCTGCCTTGATCGAGCAGCGGTGCCAAAGGTTGTCTGCTCTCATCATGAACTCTACACTGCCAATGAGTGAAGACCTGCTTAATCTGCAGGAACAG ACTTGTCAGAAACTGGTCAGCCTCCAGCCCTGCAGCAGTCTGTCCCTCTACCGACTGGGCGTCTCCCAGTTCGATAAGTTTGAGAACTGTCCTCCCGGTGACACAGCCAATAAGATTCTGAAGGAAGCTATGACGTCTTACCAGGCTTGCATCAGTCTGGAGGGGAAACCTGCCTCTGGAGATCCTCCAGAGTCACTTACAG GACAGCAATGGTGGCAGGACAAAGTGAAAGCAGAACAGGAAGCAAAGAAGGCAGAGGAGGCAAAGAAAGCTCCAGCACCAGCTGCCAAAGGGGGACCAGCAAAGCCTGCCCCGGCCGCTAGGGGAGGGGGAGCAGCAGGGCGGGGGGCTCCTGCCTCTAGAGGGGCACCTGCTGCCCGAGGAAGAGGGGCAGCCACTACACCAGCCAGAG GATCTAACACCAGGCTTT GTGGTGCAACAGCAGGAAGAGGTGGTGCAGCCAGAGGTGGTGCAGCTGCTAAG ACACCCGCTGGAAAGGCAGCTCCTGCCCCCGCAGCATCAAAGGCCCCTCCAGGTAAAGGCGGGCATCAATGTGAAGCCACACCCCCCGCCCAAAAGGCTGGAG CCAAGGAGCCACCAGCTCCTGAACCCAAGAAGGAGGATGCAAAACCAGAACCTGCACCAGAGTCTAAACCAGCTGATGATAAAGCGGCTCCCATCAACCCAAAGACTTACCACGCACGTCTAGGACTGGCCAGGGCTTACAGAGCAGCTGGAGATATTGACCAATCCAAGAAGTTCTACAATGAAGTCATGACTATGGCTCCTGAG gTCCATGATGCCTGCATCGAATTAGCCGAGATGTTAGCCAAGACAGATCCCAAAGGAGCTGTGGATGTCTACTGCAAGTTTCACATTTCTGATCCACCCACTTTTGACGATGGCTACATTCTGGGTGAAATTGTGCGTCTTTTGATGAAGGCTGAAGATTATGAAGACAAAAGGCTGGTCAAGAATATGATACTTTATGGGAAAGTTTACGGCTTAG ctgtttTGGAAAAATATGTGAAAATATTGGAAGAGAAGTTCAAGAACAAGATTCTACAGGAAGTGTATGCTGGTGTCAATGGGAAATCTGTTGATGATGCTGATATGCAAGCCTTCTTCAAATTCAAATGTTGGATTTAA